The following DNA comes from Enterocloster bolteae.
TGGACAATCTGGAATTCATACGGATGATGCGCACCCTCATGAAGATGCTGGAGAAAGAATATGAACGCCCGGTGGATGTGGAGTTTGCCGTCACCAGTCCGGAGGAAGGCATGTGGAGGCTGAACCTGCTGCAATGCCGTCCCCTTCAGACCGCCAAATCCGAGCAGGTACATATACCGGACGGCGTGGACCACGAATTTCTCTTTGACGTGCGCAGAACGTCCATGCGCCGGTCCAAGGAGGAACCCATCGACTACATTGTGTGGGTGGATCCCCAGAAATACTATGAATACGAATATGCCAAGAAGCCGGACGTGGCCCGTTTAATCAGCCGCATCAACCAGCATTTTGAGGATACGGATAAGAAGCTGATGCTGCTGGTGCCCGGCCGCATCGGAACCTCGTCCCCTGAATTAGGCGTACCCGTGGTCTATGCGGAAATCAGCCAGTTCAGCGCCATCTGCGAGGTGGCTTACGGAAAGGCAGGCTACCACCCGGATCTTTCCTACGGCAGCCACATGTTCCAGGACATGGTGGAGGCAGATGTGTATTACGGCGCCATCAATGACAACAGCAAGACCAGGCTGTACCGCCCTGAACTCCTCACCAGATATCCTGAGGTGCTGAAGGATATTCTGCCCGGCGAATCCCAGGAACTGGCTGACATTGTAAAGATCCATGATGTAAGCCGGTCCGGTGCCACACTGACCCTGGATGCCCAGGAGGGCCGTGCGGTGTGCCGGATACGCGGGGAACAGCAGACTGCCGAGCGGTAAGGGGAATACAGCGCCCCATACAGCAGGCGGGAAACATGAGACATGATACCTGTATCATGTCAGACTGCAGATACATCGGTGCTCAGGACGCAAGTCCGGGCACCGAACTACTTTAACATAGCCTCATTTTTAAAAATTTTATGTTGAAAGGCAGGGACAATCAAACATTCATTTACTGCCAGTATTAGAAATTCTTGCTTCTGCGCTTGTTCTTAATCAATTCTAAATCAGGATTCACTCTATCTTTCTGCTGCCGATACAACCGGAAAAACATACTGCACGTTCAACTTTAGAAATACGGATTCAGCAAAAAATCCCATTTAAAAACACTCCGACGATTTCTGGATATACTGACAGTTTTTAAATAACCTAAAAAAACGCATCAGGCTCATACTAATCATGAAGCCTGTACAAGGCCAATCAACAGAAAGGAGTGAATCATATGAATTTATGCAATTGCGACGCCAAAGTTCCTGCATCACAATGCGGGTGCAGCAAAGAGCTTCCCGCTCCCGGACCAGGAGTACAGCTGGCCATTGCCACTGTTCCCATGCAGCCCTGGGAAACACCTTATGAGCCATCCAAAGCCCTGAAACAGGGAACTATTTTTCCCTGCCTGGATCTGCCGTTTTTT
Coding sequences within:
- a CDS encoding spore coat associated protein CotJA — encoded protein: MNLCNCDAKVPASQCGCSKELPAPGPGVQLAIATVPMQPWETPYEPSKALKQGTIFPCLDLPFFIVGGEKNA